A genomic segment from Mus musculus strain C57BL/6J chromosome 13, GRCm38.p6 C57BL/6J encodes:
- the Fbp1 gene encoding fructose-1,6-bisphosphatase 1 produces the protein MANHAPFETDISTLTRFVMEQGRKAQGTGELTQLLNSLCTAIKAISSAVRQAGIAQLYGIAGSTNVTGDQVKKLDILSNDLVINMLKSSYATCVLVSEENTNAIIIEPEKRGKYVVCFDPLDGSSNIDCLVSIGTIFGIYRKKSTDEPSEKDALQPGRDLVAAGYALYGSATMLVLAMDCGVNCFMLDPSIGEFIMVDRDVKMKKKGNIYSLNEGYAKDFDPAINEYLQRKKFPPDGSAPYGARYVGSMVADIHRTLVYGGIFLYPANKKSPSGKLRLLYECNPIAYVMEKAGGLATTGDKDILDIVPTEIHQKAPVVMGSSEDVQEFLEIYRKHKAK, from the exons ATGGCGAACCATGCGCCCTTCGAAACGGATATCAGCACCCTGACCCGCTTCGTCATGGAGCAGGGCAGGAAGGCTCAGGGCACGGGGGAGTTGACCCAGCTGCTGAATTCGCTCTGCACCGCGATCAAAGCCATCTCGTCTGCGGTGCGCCAGGCGGGCATCGCACAGCT CTATGGTATCGCTGGCTCAACCAATGTGACTGGGGATCAAGTAAAGAAGCTGGACATACTTTCCAATGACCTGGTGATCAATATGCTGAAGTCGTCCTACGCTACCTGTGTTCTTGTGtctgaagaaaacacaaatgccatcatAATCGAACCTGAGAAGAGG GGCAAATATGTTGTCTGTTTCGATCCCCTTGATGGCTCATCCAACATTGACTGCCTTGTGTCCATCGGAACCATTTTTGGCATTTACAGAAAG AAAAGTACTGATGAGCCTTCTGAGAAGGATGCTCTGCAGCCCGGCCGGGACCTGGTGGCAGCCGGGTATGCGCTCTATGGCAGTGCCACCATGTTGGTCCTTGCCATGGATTGTGGTGTCAACTGCTTCATGCTGGACCCG TCCATTGGAGAATTCATTATGGTGGACAGGGAcgtgaagatgaagaagaaaggtAACATCTACAGCCTTAATGAGGGTTATGCCAAGGACTTTGACCCTGCCATCAATGAGTATCTCCAGAGGAAAAAGTTCCCTCCG GATGGTTCAGCCCCCTATGGTGCCCGGTATGTGGGGTCCATGGTGGCTGATATTCACCGCACTCTGGTATATGGAGGGATCTTTTTATACCCCGCCAACAAGAAAAGCCCAAGTGGAAAG CTGCGGCTGCTGTATGAGTGCAACCCCATAGCTTATGTCATGGAGAAGGCCGGTGGGCTCGCCACCACGGGGGACAAAGATATATTAGACATCGTTCCCACCGAGATCCACCAGAAGGCACCAGTCGTCATGGGGTCCTCTGAAGATGTGCAGGAGTTCCTGGAGATCTACAGGAAGCACAAAGCCAAGTGA
- the Fbp1 gene encoding fructose-1,6-bisphosphatase 1 isoform X1, translated as MLKSSYATCVLVSEENTNAIIIEPEKRGKYVVCFDPLDGSSNIDCLVSIGTIFGIYRKKSTDEPSEKDALQPGRDLVAAGYALYGSATMLVLAMDCGVNCFMLDPSIGEFIMVDRDVKMKKKGNIYSLNEGYAKDFDPAINEYLQRKKFPPDGSAPYGARYVGSMVADIHRTLVYGGIFLYPANKKSPSGKLRLLYECNPIAYVMEKAGGLATTGDKDILDIVPTEIHQKAPVVMGSSEDVQEFLEIYRKHKAK; from the exons ATGCTGAAGTCGTCCTACGCTACCTGTGTTCTTGTGtctgaagaaaacacaaatgccatcatAATCGAACCTGAGAAGAGG GGCAAATATGTTGTCTGTTTCGATCCCCTTGATGGCTCATCCAACATTGACTGCCTTGTGTCCATCGGAACCATTTTTGGCATTTACAGAAAG AAAAGTACTGATGAGCCTTCTGAGAAGGATGCTCTGCAGCCCGGCCGGGACCTGGTGGCAGCCGGGTATGCGCTCTATGGCAGTGCCACCATGTTGGTCCTTGCCATGGATTGTGGTGTCAACTGCTTCATGCTGGACCCG TCCATTGGAGAATTCATTATGGTGGACAGGGAcgtgaagatgaagaagaaaggtAACATCTACAGCCTTAATGAGGGTTATGCCAAGGACTTTGACCCTGCCATCAATGAGTATCTCCAGAGGAAAAAGTTCCCTCCG GATGGTTCAGCCCCCTATGGTGCCCGGTATGTGGGGTCCATGGTGGCTGATATTCACCGCACTCTGGTATATGGAGGGATCTTTTTATACCCCGCCAACAAGAAAAGCCCAAGTGGAAAG CTGCGGCTGCTGTATGAGTGCAACCCCATAGCTTATGTCATGGAGAAGGCCGGTGGGCTCGCCACCACGGGGGACAAAGATATATTAGACATCGTTCCCACCGAGATCCACCAGAAGGCACCAGTCGTCATGGGGTCCTCTGAAGATGTGCAGGAGTTCCTGGAGATCTACAGGAAGCACAAAGCCAAGTGA